One genomic region from Rattus norvegicus strain BN/NHsdMcwi chromosome 10, GRCr8, whole genome shotgun sequence encodes:
- the Tubd1 gene encoding tubulin delta chain isoform X2: MSIVTVQLGQCGNQIGFEVFDTLFRDSHCSQGLCSKRENEAYQASCKERFFREEENGVPVARAVLIDMEPKVINQTLSKAAQSGRWKYGQHTSFCQKQGSGNNWAYGYSVHGPKHEESIMNLIQTEVEKCDSLSGFFIIMSMAGGTGSGLGAFITQKLQDQYSSSLKMNQIIWPYGTGEVIVQNYNSILTLSHLYRSSDALLIHENDVVHKICAKRMNIKQISFRDLNRVLAHQLGSVFQPTHSEDSSFHYCRNPLGDLMEHLVPHPEFKMLGVRNIPQMSAESLAYSTFTWAGLLKHLRQMLISRAKMEEGIDWQVRPPLSGLPPIGKASAHKEPHFNTSLANLVILRGREVHSADVDIF; this comes from the exons ATGTCGATAGTGACAGTACAGTTGGGGCAATGTGGCAACCAGATTGGCTTCGAAGTGTTTGATACTTTATTTAGAGACTCACACTGCTCCCAGGGACTCTGTTCCAAGAGAGAAAACGAGGCATATCAAGCATCCTGCAAAGAaagatttttcagagaggaagaaaatggag TTCCAGTTGCCCGGGCTGTTCTTATTGACATGGAACCTAAAGTTATCAATCAAACACTATCAAAAGCTGCCCAGTCTGGCCGATGGAAATACGGTCAGCACACAAGCTTTTGTCAGAAACAAGGATCTGGGAACAACTGGGCATATGG TTACTCTGTGCATGGACCGAAGCATGAAGAATCTATAATGAACTTAATCCAAACAGAAGTGGAGAAATGTGACTCTTTGAGTGGATTTTTCATCATAATGAGCATGGCtgggggaacaggatcaggacTGGGAGCCTTCATTACACAGAAGCTACAAGATCAGTACTCCAGTTCCTTGAAAATGAACCAGATTATATGGCCTTACGGAACGGGCGAG GTTATTGTTCAGAACTACAACTCCATCTTGACTCTCTCTCACTTGTACCGGTCTTCAGATGCCCTTCTCATTCATGAGAATGACGTTGTCCATAAGATCTGCGCCAAACGGATGAACATCAAGCAGATCTCCTTCCGAGATTTAAATCGAGTTCTTGCCCACCAGCTGGGGAGTGTGTTCCAGCCTACGCACTCTGAGGACAGCTCGTTTCACTACTGCAGAAATCCACTCG gaGACTTAATGGAGCATTTAGTTCCTCACCCTGAATTTAAGATGCTGGGTGTCCGTAACATTCCTCAGATGTCTGCGGAGTCTCTGGCGTACAGCACGTTTACCTGGGCTGGCCTCCTCAAGCATTTAAGACAGATGCTTATTTCCAgggcaaaaatggaagaag GTATCGACTGGCAGGTGCGGCCTCCTCTGTCCGGCCTTCCACCGATTGGCAAGGCATCTGCCCACAAGGAACCTCACTTTAACACTTCTCTCGCTAACTTGGTCATCCTCCGAGGGAGAGAAGTGCACAGTGCCGACGTGG
- the Tubd1 gene encoding tubulin delta chain isoform X4: MSIVTVQLGQCGNQIGFEVFDTLFRDSHCSQGLCSKRENEAYQASCKERFFREEENGVPVARAVLIDMEPKVINQTLSKAAQSGRWKYGQHTSFCQKQGSGNNWAYGYSVHGPKHEESIMNLIQTEVEKCDSLSGFFIIMSMAGGTGSGLGAFITQKLQDQYSSSLKMNQIIWPYGTGEVIVQNYNSILTLSHLYRSSDALLIHENDVVHKICAKRMNIKQISFRDLNRVLAHQLGSVFQPTHSEDSSFHYCRNPLGSRSYDISQKHLCGDLNAPP, encoded by the exons ATGTCGATAGTGACAGTACAGTTGGGGCAATGTGGCAACCAGATTGGCTTCGAAGTGTTTGATACTTTATTTAGAGACTCACACTGCTCCCAGGGACTCTGTTCCAAGAGAGAAAACGAGGCATATCAAGCATCCTGCAAAGAaagatttttcagagaggaagaaaatggag TTCCAGTTGCCCGGGCTGTTCTTATTGACATGGAACCTAAAGTTATCAATCAAACACTATCAAAAGCTGCCCAGTCTGGCCGATGGAAATACGGTCAGCACACAAGCTTTTGTCAGAAACAAGGATCTGGGAACAACTGGGCATATGG TTACTCTGTGCATGGACCGAAGCATGAAGAATCTATAATGAACTTAATCCAAACAGAAGTGGAGAAATGTGACTCTTTGAGTGGATTTTTCATCATAATGAGCATGGCtgggggaacaggatcaggacTGGGAGCCTTCATTACACAGAAGCTACAAGATCAGTACTCCAGTTCCTTGAAAATGAACCAGATTATATGGCCTTACGGAACGGGCGAG GTTATTGTTCAGAACTACAACTCCATCTTGACTCTCTCTCACTTGTACCGGTCTTCAGATGCCCTTCTCATTCATGAGAATGACGTTGTCCATAAGATCTGCGCCAAACGGATGAACATCAAGCAGATCTCCTTCCGAGATTTAAATCGAGTTCTTGCCCACCAGCTGGGGAGTGTGTTCCAGCCTACGCACTCTGAGGACAGCTCGTTTCACTACTGCAGAAATCCACTCG GCTCAAGAAGTTACGACATTTCTCAGAAGCATCTATGTGGGGATCTAAATGCTCCTCCCTGA